Below is a window of Camelina sativa cultivar DH55 chromosome 11, Cs, whole genome shotgun sequence DNA.
ATTACCGAATGTAGCTGATCTGAAAGTGGTCCAACCGTCGATGAAGCTGCGGTTACCAGAAATAATGGTCACGTCGATACCATCACCTAACATTACGAtgttccacttcttcttcttgatctccACATTCTCCAAATATAAACCCTTTTTAATGTATATGACGAAACGTGTCGAGCTATAATCAGGAACTTGCTCAATGGCGTCCATTATCTTTGTGAAGTTGCCTGTCCCATCCAGTGCTACACTAACGTCGTAACTCCTACCGTTTGATTCTAATAGTTTACGATCGTCCGATCTGACCCAGTCTGGGAATTGAAGGCTTTCGTGGTCGTCGGTGTCTCTGAGTGTGCGGCCTGGTGGGGCCTTTGGTCCTTTAGCAATTGGGCCAGGTTTAGAAATAGGCTTGGTGGGTTTCTCGTCGGTTTGAACAAGTGGTAACAATTCCCTAAGCATAGAATATAGCTGATCGAGACTGCCTGAAATCATACATCAAAAAAACAATCTGAATCAAACCGGACGTAATTAAAAACCGAATGTGAGATTGATTACAATAAAGAATGgaataagaaaatgattaaattacCAGCGATAAGGGATTTGACGAGACCAGAGGTACCGTCGAAGCCTTCCCTACAAGTGTCTTGGTTGGATAGTGCAGCACTTAACCAAGTCCTTGTGTCCGATGCCACGTTCCCTGTTCCATTACCCTTACCTGGTCCCATTCAAAATCATCACACGCATTCTCTCAGTTCTCTTGATCACTTTGATATACTATTCTTATATTTTAGCACTACCATTCGTTcctagtcatatatatattcacactTATATTTATTACGCtgaaatctaaaattttgaatcCACGTTCTGTGTCCCTACTACCCACATGCCATTTACTATAATGATTATAGAATTTGCTTTCGTTTCATCAACGAAAATGCACAACGTTGatgtaacatcatcatcacctgaTAAACACTCAAACTACGaccacataattttgtttaactgATATATACAGActtagaaacaaaattttatttaatagatAGCGTTTGGTAATTATTTCAGAGGACTTTGTTAATTTTTCGATTACTCCAATTTGATTATCATTTTTTCAAATCTCACTTAAGCATGTATTGATTTTATCCAACCGTTTTTCAATCTGATAACAATAATTTCGGGACCTCGTGATCAGAAAATTACATTCACAAGTGGAGGTAAAAAAGATCATGCATTCAAAGTTTTCAACAATAAAAGGATGCGATAAAACTCGATAAATGTTGTAAACTATAGAGTTTAAGGTGCGTACCTTTTGGATTctcagaagcagaagcagaccAACTCAGCTCCTCTGAAGAAAAGTCAAGCAGATCAAGGCAATCGGAAACCGCATTCTGCAGCCGGCGATCTCCACTGAAATCCGCAAACTGAGACAAAATCGTACTCACTTGTCTTATAACTTCCACTATTGTGTTTATGGAGCCCACAAACTCGCTCGCCGGAACTTTCAAGTATTCGTATTGCATATTCTCCTCTGATGACACACACAGACCCGACATgatcaagaagatcaagaaataCTTCAAGAATGacatttttcttctctctgtctctttcgtttttttgtaAAGCTACCTTAAGTTTGTagcaataatataaataaaataactagaaaaagaaaaaaaaaatttgtgtgtttttttttgatgatatgAAGTTCTTGAGTCAGTTTAACCTATAAAAAGAGGAGGTGTATTAAATTCCAACTACCTCTCTGTCCACTTCTAAACAGTTAGTCTACTAAAAATCTTAAATTGGGGGACTTAACTTCATGATCCCACCCAATGTTTGCGTTCCTTCATCGttgatattttcaataatatatttatgatgTATCTTAATTATAACTCAACCGTCCCACACATTCAATGATATTCTCAGCTTCGGTCGTATCGGCACTAGCGCTCTCGGATGCAGCTGTTTCAAACATCCACCGTCATATCAATTCTTAATTGTAACTCCACCTGTGTTATTATCTTacgtttttagttttttattgaATGACGTTATTACTTGTATATATGATCGATATAATCGTAAACAAGTTCATAATTTAGCTAGCTGTCGACTAgatcaagaaaatatttgtttaaccGATTTGCCATCCAATTATACGATAAGTTTACGACTAGTGCCTTGCTTATTTTGTAACCATGGAAGAAAGTCAAGAGACGCTAATAAGGTAGTCAAAGAGTCACGTGACCTAGTCACAAAGAAGAAACGGCCATTGGGCCATAAAGAGACACCAAGCCCAATTTCAATATGGGTTTCGTTGGAAATTGAAGATGATGGTACAAAAGTGACAGCACTgtagaaattgtttttttactcggataattttttttattaccagATCTTCAAACTTTAAACAAGAAGACTCGACAAGTTTTTTGTACTGTAACTATTAGTATTTACTTTTCATCCAGAAGAGTATATTATTACTGTATGGCTCGAGGTAACCCACTGACGGTCTTATGCTTACGCTCGTGCTCACGTGACGTGATTTCGTTTGACCAGGTGTATTTTGACTGAAACATACACACCATTGTGTCTTAACTGATTTTATCGTAGGAGGAACTTAAACATCGTATTCAGAGTTTTCAGACAGAGCATCTACTTTACACACAGTACACAAGTTTACTTATTGTCACCAAAATGACATCGTTTCGATATGGTCCTTCCTGAACAAAACAACGGTGAAGCAAGAACCAAAGACGAGCTGTGTTTCCCGATtagtttttttgtctttttgatttttttcttcatatccCTTTCCGTTTTCGCCccgatttttttctcttcttcttccgaatcGAATCGTCGGATTTATATCCATCGACGaccaccctttttttttttgttttttttttttttttctttttaaagacaaagaaaacacacaataCACCTCCACTCTCTCCCTCGCAAGATCTGATCCGATTTTACCATTtctctcaaaccctaatctTAAATTCAGATTAAGCGTTTTGATCTTTTCCTTCTCATACTTTTCAAATTCAAGATTAGAGTCtcaattctctcttctctcaattcGATCTGGGTCTTGTACAATTTTGTTACTTTCCcccaaattctgtttttttggtGGCAAGGTTTTTAATAAATGTGGTAGATCGAGACCCAAGGTTTCGTTTTTAGGGGGGGGAGGTGAGGGTTAAGAGGTGCATGAGGATTTGGTGTTTCTCTTGCTTCACcgacgaagaggaagacgaaAACAGCGGCAGAGTGAAGAAACAATCTTCTTTAGCAACGGCCATGGAGAACAACAATAACGGCGATGGCGATTTTGGTGAAAACGAGAGGGCACCAAGAGTCTCAAGTTGGAGGCTGTGTGCGGAGATGCTGGCGAGGGAGGAAGAATGTGAAGCCGCTGAATTGGAACGCTTATGGACCTCTGAGATTCGGCTGCATCAGTTAGTTCAGGGAGAGAGTAGCAATGCTGCGCCTGTTGCTGCTGCTACTGCTGCTGTTGAGGATAGTACGATGGAGGAAGCTGATCATGATTCGCATCACAAGCGTGCCAAAGTGTACTCTGGGCTTCcgtgagctctctctctctctctaactcctTTTTCTTGAATTCGTTTTCCTCCGAAAGAagaatctttttaaaaagtggATCTTGACTTAAAACTTATCAGTGACGCTTACGTTCAATTACAGTGAGTGCAGGTCGGTTTCCAGGGTAGCTTCAGATGCTGGGAATTCTGGTTCGTCAGTGGAGAGAACTGTTAGTTTTGGCATTGCCTCTTCTTCCCGGTCGGATACTGATATGTTCTGCCAGAATTTCATCTTGAATTATAGTCGGAAAGATGGCAGAAAAGATGATGGAGATGATAACGGTTCTTCAGACGCTGAAGATTTTGAAGTTCATATTGATTTGACTGATGACCTCTTGCATATGGTAtgcgttttttttgtttgcattttgAGTATAACTACCTagggtttccttttctttgtttttaaacttCTTTTAACTTTTCCTGCAGGTGTTCTCGTTCTTGAATCATGTCGACCTTTGTCGCTCTGCTATGGTATGTCGGCAGTGGAGAGTAGCTAGTGCTCATGAGGATTTCTGGAAGGTCTTGAACTTTGAAAATATCAGGATTTCTATCGAACAATGTAAGTTGTTCTCCATACATATGTTAAGCTGTCTTTTCTGTTATTTGGTGTTTGAAGAGAATAAACTAGGTCATAAGTTTAGAAATGCTTGTAAACAATGTTAAACAGCTGGTGATTGTTGAAACCTTAAAATAATTTGAGATTGGAAGCGGGTTTAttgagtcttgtattcttgtaCATTTGTTTGCCATTCAGTGAGTGAAATAGAAATTGAGCATTTTGAAGGCACTCagtctgcatttttttttgatgagatTGGCCTTCAATATCAAATCTAAGCACCCAAAGATGCCTCCGATTTGATCTATTTTATCTATGTCAAGACACTATGTTACCTAAACTCGTATTTCTTCTGTTTTACTGATGCATGTTTGGATGACATTAATATACATTggataaaaaatataacttcCGGTTGCTTTATTTGCAGTTGAAAGCATGTGTGGTCGCTATCCAAATGCTACCGAAGTGAATGTTTATGGTGCTCCTGCTGTTAACGCTCTGGCTATGAAAGCCGCTACCTCTTTGAGGTATCTGTATTATTTAGCCTCAGATATGGTTTCTATAAATTAAGTAACTATATATCCATCGTAATGCTTTTGATCTGTTTCAGGTATCTTGAGGTCTTAACTATAGGAAAGGGTCATATCAGTGAAAACTTTTTCCAGGCATTGGGAGAGTGTAATATGTTGAGGAGTGTGACTGTAAATGAGGCTCTTCTGGGAAATGGTGCTCAGGAAATACACCTGGTTCATGATAGGCTACGCAAACTCAAAATTACGAAATGCCGCGTTATGCGCTTGTCTATCAGgtgaattagtttttttatcaTATCATTTTCATTCTTAATCGTGTATGTGTATTTcattcttaattattattattattatttttttttctatcttttagGTGTCCGCAGCTCAGGTCTTTATCATTAAAAAGAAGCAATATGTCACAGGCGATGCTTAACTGTCCACTCCTCCAACATCTTGATATAGCCTCATGCCATAAGCTCTTGGATGCTGCTATCCGTTCAGCGGCCACTTCGTGTCCTCAGTTAGAGTCACTAGACGTTTCAAACTGTTCTTGTGTCAGTGATGAAACTTTGCGTGAAATAGCGCAGGCTTGTGCTAATCTGCATATTCTTAATGCTTCATACTGCCCCAATATATCTCTTGAGGTTGGTCTTATTATCTACCTGCTTCGCTCCCTCCCTTTCTGTTGTCTCTCATTCTCCTTTTGTTTCTGACTTGATtgtccttttcttctttaaagtCAGTACATCTTCCATTGTTGACTGTTCTCAAGCTGCATAGCTGTGAGGGTATAACATCCGCGTCTATGACTTGGATTGCTAATAGTCCTGCACTAGAGGTTCGTGTGCTACAACCTTTAactatgttcttttgttttttaccaaCCTCTTTTGTTTTCCACACCCACATGCATATTGTTCTACAACCTTTAAACTAAGACCACAATTTCAGTTGGGTTAACCTAACCATATAATCTATTGCAGGTTTTGGAGCTTGACAATTGCAATCTGTTGACATCTGTATCTTTGCATCTCTCACGTTTGCAGAGTATAAGCCTAGTCCATTGCCGCAAGTATAACTCTCATCTTTGGTTTGCTTTCAACCTACAGATTTTATTGTGATGcctttctttttatcttttgctATTATTTCATTCATGTATCCCTCTTTGCTGTGTTTAACAGATTTACAGATCTGAACTTGCACAGCACCATGCTTTCATCAATCACTGTTTCAAACTGTCCAGCGCTTCGCCGTATCACAATCACTTCCAACTCCCTTCAAGTATGCACTTAATTAATCATGATTTTGTTACTCTGCATTTTATTTAGGATTTCTGATCTAATAAACCCGTGAatatttcttcattttgttgCAGCGATTAGCTCTTCAGAAACAGGAGAATTTGACAACATTGGTTCTGCAATGCCATTCCTTGCAAGAAGTGGATCTCTCTGATTGTGAATCATTGTCCAATACTGTTTGTGAAATATTTAGTGATAATGGTGGATGCCCAATGCTGAAATCATTAATTCTTGACAACTGTGAGGTGTGatacagtttttttgttttctttttttctgcagCTATTGCCTGCATTGGATAGAAGAATGATAATTCCTAACcgtgtctatttttttttatattcttgtaGAGCTTAACAGCAGTGCGGTTCTGCAATTCATCGTTAGCAAGTCTTTCCCTTGTTGGCTGTCGTGCTGTTACTTCTCTTGAGTTGAAGTGCCCTCGCATAGAGCAGATCTGTTTAGATGGATGTGATCATCTCGAAACTGCATTATTCCAGCCTGTGAGTGTTGCCTTTTCTCATATCAAATAGCTAACTTATCTTAACTAATCGATTTCTTGCTTCTCCTTTTGGCTGTGAATAGGTCGCGCTCCGGTCTCTGAATTTAGGAATATGCCCAAAACTGAGTGTGCTCAATATTGAAGCACCTTATATGGTGTCTCTTGAACTGAAAGGTTGCGGTGTACTGTCTGACGCAATCATTATATGTCCTCTATTGACATCTTTAGATGCGTCTTTCTGCAggtaaatatcttttttttttttgttaatttccatTTGTGTGACTGATATTATGGTGCTGATAATCAATTTACCTCTTTACCTTTTCCAGTCAACTGAGGGATGACTGTCTGTCTGCAACCACTGCTTCCTGCCCACTAATTGAGTCACTGGTGCTAATGTCTTGCCCTTCTATTGGCCCCGATGGCTTGTCTTCCTTGAACGGGCTCCCAAATTTGACTGTTCTTGATTTATCATACACTTTCTTGATGAATTTGGAGCCTGTCTTTAAGTCCTGCATTCAGCTGAAGGTAATTAAGGCATTTTGACTTGTATGATGCTGAATGTTTTTCCTTTCTGTCAGCATTAGAGCATATATTTATCTTCTGTCAATGAGAAAGTTGTGAGTTATTTTGTGTGCATTCTTTGTATNTGAAGCACCTTATATGGTGTCTCTTGAACTGAAAGGTTGCGGTGTACTGTCTGACGCAATCATTATATGTCCTCTATTGACATCTTTAGATGCGTCTTTCTGCAggtaaatatcttttttttttttgttaatttccatTTGTGTGACTGATATTATGGTGCTGATAATCAATTTACCTCATTACCTTTTCCAGTCAACTGAGGGATGACTGTCTGTCTGCAACCACTGCTTCCTGCCCACTAATTGAGTCACTGGTGCTAATGTCTTGCCCTTCTATTGGCCCCGATGGCTTGTCTTCCTTGAACGGGCTCCCAAATTTGACTGTTCTTGATTTATCATACACTTTCTTGATGAATTTGGAGCCTGTCTTTAAGTCCTGCATTCAGCTGAAGGTAATTAAGGCATTTTGACTTGTATGATGCTGAATGTTTTTCCTTTCTGTCAGCATTAGAGCATATATTTATCAACTGTCAATGAGAAAGTTGTGAGTTATTTTGGGTGCATTCTTTGTATATCATCATCCATTCATGTCTATTCCTATCATATTATCATATTACTTTTGGGATTTCTTTGACATTTTATTGTTTAGGTGCTAAAATTACAAGCCTGCAAATATCTCACTGACTCATCACTGGAGCCACTATACAAAGAAGGTGCTTTACCGGCACTTGAAGAGCTGGACCTGTCTTATGGAACTCTTTGTCAGACTGCGATAGATGATCTACTTGCATGCTGCACACACTTGACTCATTTGAGCTTGAACGGCTGTGTAAATATGCATGACCTCGATTGGGGTTCAACCAGTGTACAGCTATTTGATTACTTGGGGGTCTATAGTTGTAGTGAGAATGCCCAGGAACCAGCTGAAACATCCAATCGGTTACTGCAAAACCTAAACTGTGTGGGTTGCCCCAATATCAGAAAAGTGTTAATACCACCTGCTGCTTGCTTTTACCATTTATCAACGCTGAACCTTTCGTTATCGGTCAATCTGAAGGAGGTTGATCTCGCCTGTTCCAACCTTGTTTTACTTAATCTAAGGTATGAGGATTTTGCATTTACTATATAACTTATGTTCGTTATTCTATTGCTAATTCCATTTCAAATCGAAATGAATTGTCTAGCAACTGTTGCTCTCTGGAAGTATTGAAGCTTGACTGTCCAAGATTGGCTAGTCTCTTTCTTCAGGTATATTTCTGCCCGATAACTGGTATctgtttatattgtatttgtctCGGTTTTTCTTGAAGCTAGTTTAAATAAACTCCGTATATGTGTTTATATGAGTTAAACATGGATATCTGTTCATAGACAGAATTACTTTTACATATGTTATcactaaatagtaaatacattTTGGTACCTTTTTCTTTGGTAGTCTTGTAACATGGACGAAGCAGGAGTTGAAGCGGCAATATCAGGATGCAGCTCACTCGAGACATTGGATCTCCGTTTCTGTCCAAAGGTACTAACAATTAATGAGTGTTTACTTTGATATCAAAATTTAGCAACTAATTCATTTTGATGTAACAATTATAACCTTGTTTTGGTGATTAATAGATATCCTCGGTGAGCATGACAAAGTTCCGAACAGTGTGCCCTAGTTTGAAACGCGTCTTCAGCAGTCCGAATCTTTTGCAAGATTAGGGTTTTGCGCggaatgttttattatatacaacTTTTTCTGCAGATTATAGAAATAATGTAATGTGTTCGTGTTGTGTGGTATTTGGGATGTAAATGGGTCCAAGTCATGAGTTTCAGTAGTGCATATAGGCCTCTGGAGCTCGTACTGTGGCCTCCTTAGTCTGCTTGTGTGATGACACAAACCTAACAACATTAATATTTGGTGTTTGTGATTCATGATAATGTTGCTACTGTTATATGTAGTTCTTCTATTTGCCTTATCAATAGGCCTTGTAAGCATTGATCCATATGGACTCACAATCCCTATTAAGTTTCAATCAAAAATTGTTTGTCGATTAGTATTTCTCTTATAAAAGGTAAAACTATATAGGGTCAAACTAAGAGAATGGGTAAGTTTGAGTCTTCTGTATACAGTCGAAGTGTCAAAATTGGGTTTAAGTAGGTTCTAAGCTCAAAGTCTCAAACAGAGCTAAGAATCTAAAAGATACTAAATGAGATTAAAGGACATCTTGATCGTGGAACTAGTAGTTGGAGAATTCGTTGTaacaataattatttcttaatgTATGCAGAGGCATATGGCTAATGGCTTTGAGTTTCTCATAAAAGATCTCTTAATCCATAGAGTGAAGAGAAAACACCACATAACTACCGGTCTCCACTAGAAATCATAAAGGGGAGTGTGATTGATaagtagtttaaaaaaaacgaaaacaaaatgTTGAAGATTGTCCAATAGGAAAAATATCAAGAGAATATATTGTTtctgaataagaaagaaaatagtaaaaagtTATTATAGAAGATCATTTTGACCAACAAATGGAAATACATCTTACAAATCCAGGAAGAAAATATACCAAACTGGAAATGCagaaattaatataatgcaGACATCTATCTAGTCAAAGAAAGACTGAAAAATTCAAGATTTAGATTCTAGTGTTAAAAGCCTGAATCTAATGATTGACATACGACTTAGTACCTaccaatttcaaatttttttttttttaacttcaattCTCATGGGTAAATTAACGAGTTTGATCTAATTTGTTTATGCTTATGCATTCCGAGTTCAAACCTGTTTAATGCATATTGCTGACTAATAACGAGTGATATATCGCTATGTTAGCAGAAGAGTAAGGAAGCCATGTGTTCATGGTGTGAGGAAATGTATTACCGTgaatatgattaataattttatactaCAAAAAACGTAGCAATTAAAAGAAACAGGTCTTCGGTTTGACCTGATCATATTATATACCTAATTTGACCATtatttacaattaaagaaattatCAATTCTAAAAATGACATAATTTAGTAAGTTTACTCGTTGAATTTGATTTCAATCTCGCGTGTAGCGAAGTAAACCCTAATACAATTTCAatgaaagataataataaacttAGATTTATCacccaaacacaaaaatttactCTGGAAATTGAAGAACTTTAGAAattgttattcaaaaattaatctctgtttttgttttatatctgCAGCATTAGAGGGCGGgaagtatttatttattttttattttattttattttggtcacgTTGTTTGCCTTTATTGCTCTTTgggaactctttttttttttggggtaagcGGTTTAAATTGaaccattgaaaaaaaaaaaactgaacagTAGTAAAAGTTCCATCGCTTCTCTCTCTTAGTCTATCTCGCTCCTTAGggtttctctcattcttcttcgttttgaaatttgaaaaattctCTGGCGCAACCAACCTCCACggactctctttctctctctatgacTCTTGCTTCCCCCAATTTATTTCTCTAGGGTAAAATTCTCACCGAGCTCTCGAAATTGCCTTCCAATGGAGATGAATCTGCGCAAGGGCGACAAGGTTTGGGTGGAAGATAAGGATTTGGCTTGGATTGCTGCTGATGTGCTCGATTCTTTTGCTAACAAGATCCATGTTGAGACTTCTACTGGGAAAAAGGTGTGTGATTAACCGTTTCTTTTTTGGctgattttgttctgttttgtcttcttcttcttcttcttcctcgcgCTTTCTTTATGCTAATTCTTTGCCGTtgtgcgtttttttttttttggggttttaggTTTTAGTTTCCCCGGAGAAGTTATTTCGGAGGGATCCTGACGATGAAGAGCATAATGGAGTTGATGATATGACCAAGCTGACATACTTGCACGAAGCTGGTGTTCTTTATAATCTACAGAGGAGATACGCTCTTAATGATATATATGTGAGTTCTTTTCCACTATTGTTTATGAAAGATGTCTTCTTCGTGACTATATTTTGGAGTTTGGATCTTATTAGTATTTTATACTTCCTGGGCTACTTTATTGAGTCGGATTTCATTCCATATGGACTCTTTACTCTTCTTCCTGGTAAT
It encodes the following:
- the LOC104721494 gene encoding probable pectinesterase/pectinesterase inhibitor 44; translation: MSFLKYFLIFLIMSGLCVSSEENMQYEYLKVPASEFVGSINTIVEVIRQVSTILSQFADFSGDRRLQNAVSDCLDLLDFSSEELSWSASASENPKGKGNGTGNVASDTRTWLSAALSNQDTCREGFDGTSGLVKSLIAGSLDQLYSMLRELLPLVQTDEKPTKPISKPGPIAKGPKAPPGRTLRDTDDHESLQFPDWVRSDDRKLLESNGRSYDVSVALDGTGNFTKIMDAIEQVPDYSSTRFVIYIKKGLYLENVEIKKKKWNIVMLGDGIDVTIISGNRSFIDGWTTFRSATFAVSGRGFLARDITFQNTAGPEKHQAVALRSDSDLSVFYRCAMRGYQDTLYTHTMRQFYRECTITGTVDFIFGDGTVVFQNCQILAKRGLPNQKNTITAQGRKDMNQPSGFSIQFSNISADADLVPYLNTTRTYLGRPWKLYSRTVFIRNNMSNVVRPEGWLEWNADFALDTLFYGEFMNYGPGSGLNSRVKWPGYHVFNNSDQANNFTVSQFIKGNLWLPSTGVTFSDGLNI
- the LOC104721496 gene encoding F-box/LRR-repeat protein 15, with translation MRIWCFSCFTDEEEDENSGRVKKQSSLATAMENNNNGDGDFGENERAPRVSSWRLCAEMLAREEECEAAELERLWTSEIRLHQLVQGESSNAAPVAAATAAVEDSTMEEADHDSHHKRAKVYSGLPECRSVSRVASDAGNSGSSVERTVSFGIASSSRSDTDMFCQNFILNYSRKDGRKDDGDDNGSSDAEDFEVHIDLTDDLLHMVFSFLNHVDLCRSAMVCRQWRVASAHEDFWKVLNFENIRISIEQFESMCGRYPNATEVNVYGAPAVNALAMKAATSLRYLEVLTIGKGHISENFFQALGECNMLRSVTVNEALLGNGAQEIHLVHDRLRKLKITKCRVMRLSIRCPQLRSLSLKRSNMSQAMLNCPLLQHLDIASCHKLLDAAIRSAATSCPQLESLDVSNCSCVSDETLREIAQACANLHILNASYCPNISLESVHLPLLTVLKLHSCEGITSASMTWIANSPALEVLELDNCNLLTSVSLHLSRLQSISLVHCRKFTDLNLHSTMLSSITVSNCPALRRITITSNSLQRLALQKQENLTTLVLQCHSLQEVDLSDCESLSNTVCEIFSDNGGCPMLKSLILDNCESLTAVRFCNSSLASLSLVGCRAVTSLELKCPRIEQICLDGCDHLETALFQPVALRSLNLGICPKLSVLNIEAPYMVSLELKGCGVLSDAIIICPLLTSLDASFCSQLRDDCLSATTASCPLIESLVLMSCPSIGPDGLSSLNGLPNLTVLDLSYTFLMNLEPVFKSCIQLKVLKLQACKYLTDSSLEPLYKEGALPALEELDLSYGTLCQTAIDDLLACCTHLTHLSLNGCVNMHDLDWGSTSVQLFDYLGVYSCSENAQEPAETSNRLLQNLNCVGCPNIRKVLIPPAACFYHLSTLNLSLSVNLKEVDLACSNLVLLNLSNCCSLEVLKLDCPRLASLFLQSCNMDEAGVEAAISGCSSLETLDLRFCPKISSVSMTKFRTVCPSLKRVFSSPNLLQD